Proteins from one Chloroflexota bacterium genomic window:
- a CDS encoding 4Fe-4S binding protein — translation MSDEEVALKDETTKKTKRRPRGEVRLFGKWCKGCGLCIAFCPQGVFEANGEGRPVVAHPEKCTACEWCVVHCPDFAIQVHRLDDQEGEG, via the coding sequence ATGTCTGACGAAGAGGTGGCTCTCAAAGATGAGACCACCAAGAAGACTAAGCGCCGGCCTCGCGGCGAAGTGCGCCTTTTCGGCAAGTGGTGCAAGGGTTGCGGCCTGTGCATCGCCTTCTGCCCGCAGGGAGTCTTCGAGGCCAACGGCGAGGGGCGGCCCGTGGTGGCCCATCCCGAGAAATGCACGGCCTGCGAATGGTGCGTTGTTCACTGCCCCGACTTTGCCATCCAAGTGCATCGCCTGGATGATCAGGAGGGTGAGGGATGA
- a CDS encoding ABC transporter permease, with protein sequence MKMPLWLKRQGWLLDLAILILAVLAALAVGAVLLLMAGTNPLVAYKPLFLGAFSSRYGLTETLVKAVPLMLVGLGIVIAYRGGVLNIGGEGQIILGAVACAWVALTFSQLPGFLLAPLVLLAGIAAGAAWGLVPGVLKATVGANEVLITIMMNNIAFLLLTYLIRGPMIDPQEIAYGTGYPQSALIPASTWMLRLIPQSRLHLGLIIAVVCAALVYVFMWQTTLGYRIRVVGVNPRAARYAGIRVAQNMIVAMALSGGLAGLAGAIEVTGVHHRLLDGISAGYGFTGIVVALFARLHPAGVVPAAFFFAALLVGADMMQRTVGIPSSLVVAIEGLVVIFVVSSEIFALRKER encoded by the coding sequence ATGAAAATGCCCCTCTGGCTTAAGCGACAAGGCTGGCTGCTCGACTTGGCGATCCTGATCCTTGCCGTTCTGGCAGCACTGGCCGTAGGCGCTGTCCTCCTATTGATGGCCGGCACGAACCCTTTGGTAGCCTACAAGCCCCTTTTCTTAGGTGCCTTCAGCAGCCGCTATGGGCTTACCGAGACCCTGGTAAAGGCCGTCCCTCTTATGCTGGTCGGTTTGGGGATCGTCATCGCCTATCGCGGTGGGGTGCTGAACATCGGCGGCGAAGGGCAGATCATCCTGGGCGCTGTCGCCTGTGCTTGGGTGGCCCTCACATTCAGTCAACTGCCGGGCTTTCTACTTGCTCCCTTGGTCCTACTGGCCGGTATTGCTGCCGGCGCGGCCTGGGGGCTTGTCCCAGGTGTGCTCAAGGCAACGGTAGGGGCCAATGAGGTCCTCATCACCATTATGATGAATAATATCGCCTTCTTGTTATTGACTTACTTGATTCGCGGGCCGATGATAGACCCCCAAGAGATCGCCTATGGCACGGGCTATCCTCAATCGGCACTGATCCCCGCTTCCACTTGGATGCTGCGACTGATCCCCCAATCCAGACTGCACCTGGGCCTCATCATTGCCGTGGTCTGCGCTGCTCTGGTGTACGTTTTCATGTGGCAGACCACTCTCGGGTACCGTATCCGAGTGGTGGGCGTCAATCCTCGGGCTGCCCGTTATGCCGGCATCCGTGTGGCCCAAAATATGATTGTGGCCATGGCCCTGAGCGGCGGATTGGCAGGCTTGGCAGGTGCAATTGAGGTGACCGGTGTTCATCATCGTTTGCTGGACGGTATTTCTGCCGGATACGGTTTCACGGGCATTGTGGTGGCCTTGTTCGCCAGATTGCACCCCGCCGGTGTCGTTCCGGCCGCCTTTTTCTTCGCTGCTCTCCTGGTGGGGGCCGATATGATGCAACGTACGGTGGGCATCCCGTCCAGCCTGGTAGTGGCTATTGAAGGGCTGGTGGTGATTTTTGTGGTTTCCAGCGAGATATTCGCCCTGAGGAAGGAACGATAA
- a CDS encoding 2-oxoacid:acceptor oxidoreductase subunit alpha: protein MTAQFMQGNTACAEGALVAGCRFFAGYPITPSSEIAEILSYRLPALGGKFIQMEDEIASLAAVIGASVGGMKAMTATSGPGFSLMQENIGYAAMTEIPCVIVNVQRTGPSTGLPTSPAQGDVMQARWGTHGDHPIIVLSPSSVMETFHLTVTAFNFSEKYRTPVILLMDEVVAHMREKVELPPREQVEVVDRVQTNVPPEWYFPYEETASDVPPLVSFGQGFRYHITGLFHDQRGFPTERLDEIQPWLKRVFAKIHNNLGDILMYEEESIPGARTVVLSYGATARSARHAVRLARARRHKVGFFKPLTIWPFPEEAVERLAHTAKRIVVPEMNLGQLALEVERVAGRHKVRRVNRADGELVTPQQILEAIEG, encoded by the coding sequence ATGACCGCGCAATTCATGCAGGGCAATACCGCTTGCGCCGAGGGCGCTTTGGTGGCTGGGTGTCGGTTCTTCGCTGGTTACCCCATCACTCCCTCATCGGAGATCGCGGAGATACTCTCCTACCGCCTGCCCGCCCTAGGCGGCAAGTTCATCCAGATGGAAGATGAGATCGCCAGCCTGGCTGCGGTCATCGGCGCGTCGGTCGGGGGGATGAAGGCCATGACTGCCACCAGCGGCCCCGGCTTCTCCCTCATGCAGGAGAACATCGGCTACGCGGCGATGACCGAGATCCCCTGTGTGATCGTCAACGTGCAGCGGACCGGCCCCTCAACTGGCCTGCCCACCTCCCCGGCCCAGGGCGACGTGATGCAAGCCCGCTGGGGCACCCACGGCGACCACCCGATCATCGTCCTCTCTCCCTCTTCGGTGATGGAGACGTTCCATCTCACCGTGACAGCCTTCAACTTCTCAGAGAAATATCGCACCCCGGTGATCTTGCTGATGGATGAAGTGGTGGCCCATATGCGGGAGAAGGTGGAATTGCCGCCGCGGGAGCAAGTGGAAGTGGTGGACCGCGTCCAAACCAACGTCCCGCCGGAATGGTATTTCCCATACGAGGAAACAGCCAGCGACGTACCGCCCCTGGTGAGTTTCGGGCAGGGGTTCCGTTACCACATCACCGGCTTGTTCCACGATCAGCGCGGCTTCCCGACCGAACGGCTGGATGAAATCCAACCCTGGCTCAAGCGGGTGTTTGCCAAGATCCACAACAACCTCGGCGACATCCTAATGTACGAGGAAGAGAGCATCCCAGGAGCACGCACCGTGGTCTTGTCCTACGGCGCGACGGCTCGCTCGGCCCGGCACGCGGTCAGGCTGGCTCGGGCGCGCCGACACAAGGTGGGCTTCTTCAAACCTCTCACCATCTGGCCTTTCCCTGAAGAGGCTGTGGAACGGCTGGCGCACACTGCCAAGCGCATTGTGGTGCCGGAGATGAACCTGGGGCAATTGGCACTGGAGGTGGAACGCGTGGCCGGGCGTCATAAGGTGCGGCGCGTGAACCGCGCCGATGGGGAATTGGTCACGCCACAGCAGATTTTGGAAGCCATCGAGGGTTGA
- a CDS encoding ABC transporter permease, producing the protein MGTTLFSQGFIIGVLATGVRLAAPFLFAGLGEVFAERSGVLNLGVDGIMLMGAFIGFWAAYTLGSPWMGLLAAAIVGALMGLFMALISVHLQANQGIAGIGLQLLGWGLSGLLFRLTFGAVTGVRGFPAIEIPGLSHLPFIGPVLFRQNILVYLAISLVPVSAFVLFRTTLGLKIRAVGENPEAADTLGVSVYGIRYLCVMLGGILAGIAGAFLTIGQMNMFVDNITSGRGFIAIALVCFGRWHPYGVLVGALLFSVLDALQMWIQVIGAPIPYEFLVMLPYVLTIVVLATAVGRARGPLALSKPYTRGER; encoded by the coding sequence ATGGGGACAACGCTTTTCAGCCAAGGTTTCATCATCGGCGTGTTGGCGACTGGTGTTCGCCTGGCTGCCCCGTTCCTTTTCGCTGGTCTGGGAGAGGTGTTTGCCGAGCGCTCGGGCGTATTGAACCTGGGCGTGGATGGGATCATGTTGATGGGTGCTTTCATTGGTTTCTGGGCAGCCTACACCCTGGGCAGCCCTTGGATGGGCCTGCTGGCAGCCGCTATCGTCGGCGCGTTGATGGGCCTGTTTATGGCCCTCATTAGCGTGCATTTGCAGGCCAATCAGGGGATTGCGGGCATCGGCCTGCAACTCCTGGGCTGGGGGCTTTCGGGGCTGCTTTTCCGACTCACCTTCGGCGCTGTCACCGGCGTGAGGGGTTTCCCGGCTATCGAGATCCCCGGGCTCAGCCACCTGCCTTTCATCGGACCCGTTCTCTTCCGGCAGAATATCTTGGTTTATCTGGCGATTTCACTGGTGCCAGTCTCGGCTTTCGTTCTCTTTCGCACCACGCTCGGACTCAAGATCCGAGCGGTGGGAGAGAACCCAGAGGCTGCGGATACATTGGGTGTGAGCGTATATGGCATCCGTTACCTCTGCGTTATGTTGGGCGGAATCCTGGCGGGCATTGCCGGTGCGTTCCTCACCATCGGGCAAATGAACATGTTCGTGGACAATATCACCAGCGGGCGAGGGTTCATCGCCATCGCCTTGGTCTGCTTTGGCCGCTGGCATCCCTACGGTGTCCTGGTCGGCGCTCTATTATTCAGCGTATTGGACGCGTTGCAAATGTGGATCCAAGTGATTGGGGCTCCCATCCCCTACGAATTCTTGGTGATGTTGCCCTACGTATTGACCATCGTGGTATTAGCCACCGCGGTGGGCCGGGCACGTGGGCCGCTGGCTCTGTCTAAGCCTTACACCAGGGGCGAAAGGTAA